A single window of Vibrio sp. SCSIO 43137 DNA harbors:
- a CDS encoding efflux RND transporter permease subunit, whose protein sequence is MSWLTKWFIDNPVGANLLMLAIITSGLMSFGQLRVKSFPQIAPSSISINVAYPGGTAKQIDESITQRIEESLSGVAGIKKITSQSSAGSSSITVRKTSDTDLDKLLDDVRNRVNAINGFPEQAEKPQVVRNEFTNLAAFVIVSGPRSDEELQPVARQVEQALKNNPGISKVTNWGSRDPQLLIEPDPAQLKKLGLSLEDLAGKISSMSLESRTGELVSDKGRMVIRGDGYADDIQKLKNLVIDSSPAGTVYLGDIAKLSRSYEDSGAIVRNNGINAIALLVSTSQTDNLLKVSDAIEQTLEEESKLLPADIELDTMADMAPYIEEQLFRLGDNAWQGLLIVLILLGIFLEVKLAFWVAVGIPVALAGTLAAMKLANYSINDITLFGFILVLGILVDDAVVVGEAIHEQRGKQSSGRKAAWHGVHSVSVATVFGVLTTIAAFSPMLWINNDFAKVLAGFSAVVIFALAFSLIESKFILPSHLAQLSVSKPSKGILFRIQSAAQGGLDWFNQNIYKPTLEKVLDYKLASLLGFVAAIVLAYGMWSNGTIRSAMFPEIPGRYVTAKIELEDGAPLPLQKKALDQVEHAMTAVEKSLMQEYPLSEPPIVNLLAWSDGYGEIEITAELTSEALSTLPANLLTDSWRSQSGEIEGAYSVQFNAAEAPAGGTYISVSSRDRDLAKRVSSQLADKLTTLPGVSDVYDDGKSGQPQIRLILNEYGRQLGLTQDKLAQLAGEAFGEREIHRLLEQGQEIKVLLKYPRSEKKTLAQLKQSTVLLSEGKSVLLGDIAIFHHEQVPETLYRRNREQVVNLYWRQNRDIQAPEQTMEQLDTSIETLQQQYPGVRIKAGGEFEEISEVSGGFRSAMVLTILLIYILLAVPLKSYWQPFIIMAVIPFGFAGAIFGHYLMGLPISLLSMFGMMAMTGIVINDSLVLITRFNSEYRSGVPLKQALVTAGTSRLRAIFLTTITTVCGLLPLLSETAEQAQYLKPAAVSLVFGELFATAVTLLLIPILLGIVTRKAPAPAEESLVLEEA, encoded by the coding sequence ATGAGCTGGCTGACAAAGTGGTTTATTGATAACCCGGTCGGAGCCAATCTGCTGATGCTGGCTATTATTACCAGCGGCCTGATGTCCTTTGGTCAGTTGCGGGTTAAGTCTTTTCCGCAGATTGCACCCTCTTCCATCAGTATCAATGTCGCTTATCCGGGTGGTACGGCTAAGCAAATTGACGAGAGTATTACTCAGCGAATCGAAGAGTCTCTCAGCGGTGTTGCCGGCATTAAGAAGATAACCAGCCAGTCCAGTGCCGGCTCGTCCAGCATTACCGTGCGAAAGACCAGCGATACCGATCTGGATAAGCTGCTTGATGATGTGCGTAACCGGGTTAATGCCATCAACGGCTTTCCCGAGCAGGCGGAAAAGCCTCAGGTGGTGCGCAATGAGTTCACTAACCTTGCTGCTTTTGTCATTGTCTCCGGGCCGCGCAGTGATGAAGAGCTTCAGCCCGTTGCAAGGCAGGTAGAGCAGGCTCTGAAAAACAATCCCGGTATCTCTAAGGTAACGAACTGGGGCAGCCGTGACCCTCAGTTACTGATTGAACCAGACCCTGCACAGCTTAAAAAACTGGGGCTTAGCCTTGAGGATCTGGCCGGAAAAATCAGCAGCATGTCACTGGAATCACGCACTGGTGAGCTGGTCAGTGATAAAGGCCGTATGGTTATCCGTGGTGACGGTTATGCCGATGATATCCAGAAACTAAAAAATCTGGTTATTGATTCAAGCCCTGCGGGAACCGTGTATCTTGGCGATATTGCCAAACTGAGCCGCAGCTACGAAGATAGCGGTGCTATTGTGCGTAATAACGGTATTAATGCCATTGCCCTGCTGGTCAGCACCAGCCAGACCGATAACCTGCTTAAAGTGAGTGACGCCATCGAGCAGACTCTGGAAGAAGAAAGCAAACTGCTGCCGGCAGATATCGAGCTGGATACCATGGCGGATATGGCGCCTTACATTGAAGAGCAATTGTTCCGTCTGGGTGACAATGCCTGGCAGGGGCTGTTGATCGTATTGATTCTTCTGGGTATTTTTCTGGAAGTGAAACTGGCCTTCTGGGTGGCAGTCGGTATTCCTGTTGCCCTCGCCGGTACTCTTGCGGCTATGAAGTTGGCTAACTACAGCATTAACGACATTACCCTTTTCGGCTTTATTCTGGTGCTGGGTATTCTGGTGGACGACGCCGTAGTAGTGGGCGAAGCCATTCATGAACAGCGTGGCAAACAGAGTAGCGGCCGCAAAGCCGCATGGCATGGTGTTCACTCGGTATCCGTGGCAACGGTATTCGGTGTGCTGACTACTATCGCCGCCTTCTCGCCTATGTTGTGGATTAATAACGACTTTGCCAAAGTACTGGCTGGCTTCTCTGCGGTGGTTATCTTTGCTCTGGCGTTCTCACTGATTGAAAGTAAGTTTATTTTGCCGTCGCATCTGGCTCAGCTATCAGTAAGCAAGCCGTCTAAAGGCATTTTATTCCGCATTCAGTCTGCGGCTCAGGGTGGCCTCGACTGGTTTAATCAGAACATCTATAAACCGACTCTGGAAAAGGTGCTGGATTACAAACTCGCTTCTCTGCTGGGTTTTGTCGCTGCCATTGTTCTGGCTTACGGTATGTGGTCGAACGGCACAATCCGCAGTGCCATGTTCCCGGAAATTCCCGGTCGTTATGTTACTGCGAAAATCGAGCTGGAAGATGGTGCTCCCCTGCCATTGCAGAAAAAGGCACTTGATCAGGTGGAACACGCTATGACAGCGGTTGAAAAGAGCCTGATGCAAGAGTATCCGCTAAGTGAACCACCTATCGTCAACCTGTTGGCATGGTCTGACGGTTACGGCGAAATTGAGATAACGGCGGAGCTGACCAGCGAAGCACTGAGTACCCTGCCTGCTAACCTGCTGACAGATAGCTGGCGTAGTCAGTCGGGCGAGATTGAAGGAGCCTACTCTGTTCAGTTTAATGCGGCTGAAGCCCCTGCAGGCGGAACTTATATTTCTGTTTCATCACGGGACAGGGATCTAGCCAAACGTGTCAGCAGTCAGTTAGCAGACAAGCTGACGACCCTACCGGGGGTTTCTGATGTCTATGACGATGGCAAAAGCGGCCAGCCGCAAATTCGTCTGATTCTGAATGAGTATGGCCGCCAGTTAGGTCTGACGCAGGATAAGCTGGCACAACTTGCCGGTGAGGCATTTGGTGAGCGGGAGATCCACCGTCTGCTTGAGCAGGGGCAGGAGATCAAAGTTCTGCTGAAATACCCGCGTTCAGAGAAGAAAACCTTAGCTCAGCTAAAACAGAGCACGGTATTACTGTCGGAAGGCAAGAGCGTTCTACTTGGTGATATTGCGATCTTCCATCATGAGCAAGTACCGGAAACCCTGTACCGTCGTAACCGCGAACAGGTTGTTAACCTCTACTGGCGGCAAAACCGCGATATTCAGGCTCCTGAGCAAACCATGGAGCAGCTAGACACAAGCATTGAGACCTTGCAGCAGCAATACCCCGGTGTACGCATCAAAGCAGGTGGTGAGTTTGAAGAGATTAGCGAAGTATCCGGCGGGTTCCGTTCCGCTATGGTTCTCACCATTCTGCTCATCTATATCCTGCTTGCTGTGCCGCTTAAGTCTTACTGGCAGCCGTTTATTATTATGGCGGTGATACCTTTCGGTTTTGCCGGTGCTATTTTCGGCCACTATCTGATGGGATTGCCTATCAGCCTGCTCTCTATGTTCGGTATGATGGCCATGACAGGGATTGTGATTAATGACTCGCTGGTACTGATTACCCGCTTTAACTCTGAGTACCGCAGCGGAGTGCCGCTAAAGCAGGCTCTGGTGACTGCCGGAACCAGCCGTTTACGGGCGATATTCCTCACCACCATTACTACGGTATGTGGTTTGCTGCCACTGCTGAGTGAAACGGCAGAGCAGGCTCAGTACCTGAAACCCGCTGCGGTATCGCTGGTGTTTGGTGAACTGTTCGCAACCGCCGTTACCTTGCTGTTGATTCCGATCCTGCTGGGCATTGTTACCCGAAAAGCACCAGCTCCGGCAGAGGAGTCACTGGTATTGGAAGAGGCATAA
- a CDS encoding efflux RND transporter periplasmic adaptor subunit, which translates to MKLKNILAILAGCGAIFAAIVVLDILQPEPVEAIEKPEVKTPVSVLKVTPENHKSSLTLLATTAARWPVKLKASSSAQLAWLNPDIEPGVLVTKGSSLAKLNTSALESNLAQANNSVKQAELNLKQALHEQTVALKMLSPSNSSPFARREPQVEAAKAALAQAKQSFTSAETLLKEANIEAPFDAVILSRNVSPGEWLEAGQVTFELAASDSLDVKLPVSETNWPQVKSALMDPALQVGNRSGNQWPAKVRYIAPQADSTSRQREVVLSVSQPYQGNNRLLPNQQVKVNISLGQQPEIVTLPLSALTRDGYVWTIDSQDKLQKEWVTLTGQSANQVFVRFEKQSDKSRQVVVYPLLSMLPGKQIAPQPAKLLMANKEANQ; encoded by the coding sequence ATGAAGTTAAAAAATATTCTCGCAATTCTGGCGGGCTGCGGAGCGATTTTCGCAGCAATCGTTGTGTTGGATATTTTGCAGCCCGAACCGGTTGAAGCTATTGAGAAACCAGAGGTAAAAACACCGGTTTCCGTATTAAAAGTAACCCCCGAAAACCATAAATCCAGCCTGACGCTACTGGCAACCACAGCAGCACGCTGGCCGGTAAAACTTAAGGCATCCAGCAGTGCCCAGCTTGCGTGGCTGAATCCGGACATTGAACCGGGAGTGCTGGTAACAAAAGGCTCTTCACTGGCAAAGCTAAATACCAGCGCCCTTGAATCTAATCTCGCTCAGGCAAACAACAGCGTTAAGCAGGCTGAACTCAACCTGAAGCAGGCACTGCATGAGCAGACCGTAGCCCTGAAAATGTTATCACCAAGCAACAGCTCGCCTTTTGCCCGTCGTGAACCTCAGGTGGAAGCCGCAAAAGCCGCCCTTGCTCAGGCAAAGCAGTCGTTCACCAGTGCAGAAACCCTGTTGAAGGAAGCGAATATTGAAGCTCCGTTTGATGCGGTGATTCTGTCGCGCAATGTCAGCCCGGGTGAATGGCTGGAAGCGGGTCAGGTTACCTTTGAACTGGCGGCCAGTGACTCTCTGGATGTAAAACTTCCTGTTTCTGAAACCAACTGGCCGCAGGTTAAATCTGCATTAATGGATCCAGCTCTTCAGGTTGGCAACCGTAGCGGAAATCAATGGCCGGCAAAGGTTCGTTACATTGCACCTCAAGCCGACTCCACCAGCCGCCAGAGAGAAGTGGTGCTCTCTGTCAGCCAGCCTTATCAGGGTAATAACCGTCTGCTGCCGAATCAGCAGGTGAAGGTAAACATCAGCCTTGGACAACAGCCGGAAATTGTCACTCTGCCTTTAAGCGCCCTGACCCGCGACGGCTATGTCTGGACTATTGATAGTCAGGACAAGCTACAAAAAGAGTGGGTAACCCTGACCGGCCAGTCAGCTAATCAGGTTTTTGTACGATTTGAAAAACAGAGTGATAAATCGCGTCAGGTGGTGGTCTATCCGTTGCTCTCTATGCTGCCAGGTAAGCAGATTGCCCCGCAACCGGCAAAATTGCTGATGGCTAACAAGGAGGCTAACCAATGA
- a CDS encoding helix-turn-helix domain-containing protein, producing the protein MSDILNTIHETATGLHKQGKLDKQTLRQFDAMCLTPVNEFDANDVKALRSRFNLSQAVLAEYLNVSTKLVQKWEQNVSQPKGAALKLLSLAKKKGIDAIA; encoded by the coding sequence ATGAGTGATATCCTTAATACCATTCATGAAACAGCAACAGGTTTGCATAAGCAGGGGAAGCTGGATAAACAGACATTACGCCAGTTTGATGCAATGTGCCTTACTCCGGTTAATGAATTTGATGCGAATGATGTTAAAGCCCTGCGAAGCCGTTTTAATCTTAGTCAGGCCGTTCTGGCGGAATACCTGAATGTAAGCACAAAGCTGGTGCAAAAATGGGAACAGAATGTAAGCCAGCCAAAAGGCGCTGCACTCAAACTCCTCTCTCTTGCTAAGAAAAAGGGTATTGACGCTATTGCCTGA
- a CDS encoding LysR family transcriptional regulator, whose protein sequence is MISIDDMMVFTKVVETHSFTKAAEQLGVGKARISQIVTKLEQNLDTRLLQRTTRSLSLTEAGQSYYNKCQMIQDLAMQANTEAQKSASIPSGLIRVSTPIGNAAYIRLFSQFLSQYPKIQLDIIESDSYSDLIESRCDIAIRASSMLEDSSLYATKTSEFTDILCASPEYLKRFDELKSAEDLLKLDWVTHQIVHGDKVLTLKSAQGDVIKLSKKPKVLVRTSSALKEFLCNHMGFGIMPDFAVKDELASGKLVRILPHVHNTTIPMYAVYQNKAHMPLRIRTLINFLKQEGGEVR, encoded by the coding sequence ATGATCTCGATTGATGACATGATGGTCTTTACCAAGGTGGTGGAAACTCATTCTTTTACTAAAGCGGCGGAGCAACTCGGTGTCGGTAAGGCGAGGATTTCTCAGATAGTCACAAAGCTGGAGCAGAATTTAGATACCCGCCTGTTGCAGCGCACCACACGGTCGCTGTCGCTGACGGAAGCCGGGCAGAGTTATTACAACAAGTGCCAGATGATTCAGGACTTGGCCATGCAGGCCAATACCGAGGCGCAAAAGTCCGCCAGCATACCAAGCGGGTTAATCCGGGTTTCAACGCCAATAGGCAATGCGGCTTACATCCGCCTTTTTAGCCAGTTTCTCAGTCAGTATCCGAAAATCCAGTTGGATATTATTGAGAGTGACAGTTACAGCGACTTGATTGAATCACGTTGTGATATTGCTATCCGCGCTTCGTCAATGCTTGAAGATTCCAGCCTGTATGCCACTAAAACCAGCGAGTTTACTGATATTCTTTGTGCTTCACCTGAATACCTGAAACGTTTTGATGAGCTTAAATCAGCAGAAGATCTGCTTAAACTGGACTGGGTAACACACCAGATAGTACACGGTGACAAAGTACTGACGTTAAAATCGGCTCAGGGTGATGTCATTAAGCTAAGCAAAAAGCCTAAGGTGCTGGTCCGCACCTCCAGCGCACTAAAAGAGTTTCTTTGTAATCATATGGGGTTTGGCATTATGCCCGACTTTGCCGTAAAGGATGAGCTGGCAAGCGGCAAGCTGGTCAGGATCCTGCCCCATGTACACAACACTACCATTCCTATGTACGCCGTTTATCAAAACAAAGCCCATATGCCCCTGAGAATACGGACGTTGATTAACTTTCTAAAGCAGGAGGGGGGTGAGGTTAGGTAG